From Luteococcus japonicus, one genomic window encodes:
- a CDS encoding VWA domain-containing protein has protein sequence MHDVLLLTQFMRPHRLWLLMLVPAIGLLYLLLNGRFRPQPGRRRTRLDLVIPKDASWKRHGAVLLALASLTSLVVAWAMPKAYTNVPRDRATVVIAIDVSRSMVASDVQPNRLAAAQTAAQAFTKELPERFNVALVTFAATTQIVVPPTTDRGAVDRAIENLEVAPSTAIGDGIYTSLDALKLVPPDKDHPKETAPAAIVLLSDGATNIGRSSLAAAEQSRAQNVPVYTIAYGTSTGYVMEGGQRQPVPVNHAELSAVARASGGKKFAAASKDELEAVYKTIAQSVGYEKVYTEVTDKYAGLALLFAVLASLGVISLGARWP, from the coding sequence ATGCACGATGTCCTGCTCCTGACGCAGTTCATGCGTCCCCACCGGCTCTGGCTCCTCATGCTGGTTCCGGCCATCGGCCTGCTGTACCTGCTGCTGAACGGACGTTTCCGTCCCCAGCCGGGGCGGCGCCGGACCCGTCTGGACCTGGTGATTCCCAAGGACGCGTCATGGAAGCGCCACGGGGCCGTGCTGCTGGCCCTCGCCTCCCTGACCTCCCTGGTGGTGGCCTGGGCCATGCCGAAGGCCTACACGAATGTGCCGCGGGACCGGGCCACCGTCGTGATCGCCATCGACGTGTCGCGGTCCATGGTGGCCAGCGACGTCCAGCCCAACCGGCTCGCCGCGGCCCAGACCGCGGCACAGGCCTTCACAAAGGAGCTCCCGGAACGCTTCAACGTGGCCCTGGTCACCTTTGCCGCGACCACCCAGATCGTGGTGCCACCCACGACGGACCGCGGTGCGGTGGACCGGGCGATCGAGAACCTGGAGGTGGCCCCGTCGACGGCCATCGGCGACGGCATCTACACCTCGCTCGATGCGCTGAAGCTGGTGCCACCGGACAAGGACCATCCCAAGGAGACCGCGCCCGCCGCCATCGTGCTGCTCTCCGACGGCGCCACCAACATCGGGCGTTCCTCACTGGCCGCGGCGGAGCAGTCGCGCGCGCAGAACGTGCCGGTCTACACGATCGCCTACGGCACCTCGACGGGCTATGTGATGGAGGGCGGCCAGCGCCAACCGGTGCCGGTGAACCATGCGGAACTGTCGGCCGTCGCCCGGGCTTCGGGGGGCAAGAAGTTCGCCGCCGCCAGCAAGGACGAACTGGAGGCCGTCTACAAGACGATCGCCCAGAGCGTCGGCTACGAGAAGGTCTACACCGAGGTCACCGACAAGTACGCGGGCCTTGCCCTGCTCTTCGCCGTCCTGGCCTCCTTGGGTGTGATCTCCTTGGGTGCCCGCTGGCCCTGA
- a CDS encoding YggS family pyridoxal phosphate-dependent enzyme encodes MPSDIAQNLASVEARIAAACSAADRDPSTVSLLPVSKTHPMDALREVASHGYTLFGENKVQELVAKSAELSEDDGFGFSVIGHLQTNKAKQVAELASEFQCLDSAKIAVALDKRLQPLGKRLPVLIQVNSSGEEQKSGIAPEEVPGLVDELTACDALDVRGLMTVAIKGDEPQVAACFERMLELQRRLRDAQALGSSWDELSMGMSGDLELAIAHGSTCVRVGTAIFGARDYGPLA; translated from the coding sequence ATGCCCAGTGACATCGCCCAGAACCTTGCCTCCGTCGAGGCCCGCATCGCGGCCGCCTGCTCCGCGGCCGACCGTGACCCGTCAACGGTGAGCCTGCTCCCGGTCAGCAAGACCCACCCGATGGACGCACTGCGCGAGGTTGCCTCCCACGGCTACACGCTGTTCGGCGAGAACAAGGTGCAGGAACTGGTCGCCAAGTCTGCAGAACTGAGCGAGGACGATGGCTTCGGCTTCAGTGTCATCGGGCACCTGCAGACGAACAAGGCAAAGCAGGTGGCCGAGCTGGCCAGCGAGTTCCAGTGCCTTGACTCGGCCAAGATCGCCGTGGCCCTGGACAAGCGCCTCCAGCCGCTGGGCAAGCGGCTCCCGGTGCTGATCCAGGTCAATTCCTCGGGTGAGGAGCAGAAGTCCGGCATCGCTCCCGAGGAGGTTCCGGGCCTGGTGGACGAGCTGACGGCGTGCGACGCCCTGGACGTGCGCGGTCTGATGACCGTCGCCATCAAGGGCGACGAGCCCCAGGTGGCGGCCTGCTTCGAGCGGATGCTGGAGCTGCAGCGCAGGCTCCGCGACGCGCAGGCCCTCGGTTCGTCCTGGGACGAACTCAGCATGGGCATGTCGGGTGACCTGGAGCTGGCGATCGCCCACGGGTCCACGTGTGTACGCGTGGGCACCGCCATCTTCGGGGCCCGGGACTACGGTCCCCTGGCCTGA
- a CDS encoding S9 family peptidase produces the protein MTTTECTPLPCGSWPSVVDVDALLKAGTGLSSVGVDGDDVYWLESRPELDGRTVLVRLRDGRATDATPTDASVRSRVQEYGGGTWHARDGIVAWCNDSDGAVHVIEDGADRAITGTNRDLRFAGLRVDAARRLVLAVREDHRGADEAVTTVVALDLDGDNGDGGRVLAEGSDFYAHPELSDGGRLAWVEWSHPNMPWDGSRIMVLDLAEDGTGELRQVAGGDEISVLHPRWAGEDLVFMSDETGFWNPWILRGDDTRQQLLSSDKDFCRPLWVLPNDLYAAHGRTLVTFCYDDARARVCLLDLDGGEPRWVEGTFADVDSIAAGPAGIFLNVDHADRHAQILRLDPSTMQTTAVQEAASSQPAPEWVSRPESVWFEGRHSRSQAWYYPPANPQACLPEGELAPMIVNTHGGPTGMAPGIYRTDFQFWTSRGFAVLDVNYSGSAGFGRAYRNRLYGTWGIADVDDCVDAVQAIVERRLADPRRIVIQGGSAGGYTTLQALVVSDVFAAGVSRYGIGDLETLVTDTHKFESRYPFLLVAPYPEGRQVYLDRSPIHHVDRLSSPMLILQGLDDKVVPPNQAESMAQAVRAKKLPVALILFEGEGHGFRKQSTRRAVVEAQLSFFSQLFGFTPADEVPRLEVENLA, from the coding sequence ATGACCACCACCGAGTGCACTCCTCTGCCCTGCGGCAGCTGGCCCTCCGTCGTCGACGTGGACGCCCTCCTGAAGGCCGGCACGGGCCTGTCCAGCGTCGGCGTCGACGGGGACGACGTCTACTGGCTGGAGTCCCGCCCGGAGCTCGACGGACGCACGGTGCTGGTGCGGCTGCGAGACGGACGGGCAACGGATGCCACCCCCACGGATGCAAGCGTCCGCTCCCGCGTGCAGGAGTACGGCGGTGGCACCTGGCATGCCCGGGACGGCATCGTGGCCTGGTGCAATGACAGCGACGGCGCGGTGCACGTCATCGAGGACGGCGCTGACCGGGCGATCACCGGCACCAATCGCGACCTGCGTTTCGCAGGCCTGCGGGTGGATGCGGCGCGTCGTTTGGTCCTGGCCGTCCGCGAGGACCACCGCGGTGCGGACGAGGCCGTCACCACCGTCGTCGCGCTCGACCTCGACGGGGACAATGGCGACGGTGGCCGGGTGCTGGCCGAGGGCTCCGACTTCTACGCCCACCCGGAGCTGTCCGACGGGGGCAGGCTCGCATGGGTCGAGTGGAGCCACCCCAACATGCCGTGGGATGGCAGCCGCATCATGGTCCTGGACCTTGCCGAGGACGGCACGGGTGAGTTGAGGCAGGTGGCCGGAGGCGACGAGATCAGCGTCCTTCATCCCCGCTGGGCAGGTGAAGACCTGGTCTTCATGAGTGACGAGACCGGCTTCTGGAATCCGTGGATCCTGCGCGGCGACGACACCCGTCAGCAGCTGCTCAGCTCGGACAAGGACTTCTGCCGTCCGCTCTGGGTACTGCCCAATGACCTGTACGCCGCGCACGGCCGCACCCTGGTGACCTTCTGCTACGACGACGCCCGCGCCCGCGTCTGCTTGCTGGACCTCGACGGAGGGGAGCCTCGCTGGGTGGAGGGCACCTTTGCCGACGTGGACTCCATCGCCGCCGGCCCCGCGGGGATCTTCCTCAACGTCGACCACGCTGACCGGCATGCCCAGATCCTGCGTCTGGATCCGTCCACGATGCAGACGACGGCGGTTCAGGAGGCCGCTTCCTCCCAGCCCGCCCCGGAGTGGGTCTCGCGGCCGGAGTCGGTCTGGTTCGAAGGGCGGCATAGCCGCAGTCAGGCGTGGTACTATCCGCCGGCCAATCCGCAGGCCTGTCTCCCGGAGGGCGAGCTGGCCCCGATGATCGTCAACACCCACGGCGGTCCGACCGGCATGGCCCCGGGCATCTACCGCACGGACTTCCAGTTCTGGACCTCACGTGGCTTCGCGGTGCTGGACGTCAACTACTCCGGCTCGGCGGGCTTCGGCCGCGCCTACCGCAACCGCCTGTACGGCACCTGGGGCATCGCCGACGTCGATGACTGCGTGGATGCCGTCCAAGCCATCGTGGAGCGCCGCCTGGCGGACCCGCGGCGGATCGTCATCCAGGGCGGTTCCGCGGGTGGCTACACCACCCTGCAGGCCCTGGTCGTCTCCGATGTCTTCGCCGCCGGCGTCAGCCGCTACGGAATCGGGGACCTGGAGACGCTGGTGACCGACACCCACAAGTTCGAGTCCCGCTATCCCTTCCTGCTGGTGGCGCCCTACCCCGAGGGACGACAGGTCTACCTGGACCGCTCCCCCATCCATCACGTCGACCGGCTCTCAAGCCCGATGCTGATCCTGCAGGGCCTGGACGACAAGGTGGTGCCGCCGAACCAGGCGGAGTCGATGGCCCAGGCCGTGCGGGCCAAGAAGCTGCCCGTCGCACTGATCCTCTTCGAGGGTGAGGGCCACGGCTTCCGCAAGCAGTCCACCCGGCGGGCGGTGGTGGAGGCGCAGTTGAGCTTCTTCAGCCAACTCTTCGGTTTCACACCCGCTGACGAGGTCCCGCGCCTGGAGGTCGAGAACCTGGCGTGA
- a CDS encoding DUF3145 domain-containing protein: MTGMTRGLFFVHSTPSALCPHIEWAVEGVLGVPPHFDWSPQPAMPGSVRCEVPWTGPEGTGARLASAFLAWQRIRFEVTEDSGPAGEGNRWSYTPNLGIFHAATTISGDITVPEERIKLAISQDATGAKPLRASLDELLGTPWDDELEVFRHAGEDAPVRWMHRAG; this comes from the coding sequence ATGACCGGCATGACCCGTGGGCTCTTCTTCGTCCACTCGACGCCGTCGGCGCTGTGCCCGCACATCGAATGGGCCGTCGAGGGCGTCCTTGGCGTGCCCCCGCATTTCGACTGGTCGCCGCAGCCGGCCATGCCCGGCAGCGTGCGCTGCGAGGTCCCGTGGACGGGACCCGAGGGAACCGGTGCCCGGTTGGCCAGCGCCTTCCTGGCCTGGCAGCGGATCCGTTTCGAGGTGACCGAGGATTCCGGCCCGGCTGGTGAGGGCAACCGGTGGAGCTACACGCCGAACCTGGGCATCTTCCACGCTGCCACCACCATCAGCGGTGACATCACGGTTCCCGAGGAACGGATCAAGTTGGCCATCTCCCAGGACGCGACGGGAGCCAAGCCGCTGCGCGCCTCCCTGGACGAATTGCTCGGGACCCCCTGGGACGACGAGCTGGAGGTCTTCCGGCACGCCGGGGAGGATGCCCCGGTCCGCTGGATGCACCGCGCGGGCTGA
- a CDS encoding beta-ketoacyl-[acyl-carrier-protein] synthase family protein, with protein sequence MTTVVITGFGAYTPLGETAPATWQAMLDGVSGAHTLTQPWAAELPVTFAASAAGDPASHLDRVQARRLDRSTQMALISGKEAWEDAGLVFGEKNDSLDEDRIAVSVASGIGGLNSLLDQWDIQKEKGLRRVSPFTIPMLISNAPAANLGLKVNARAGIHTPVSACASSNEAISLAIDMIRLGRADIVLAGGTEAVIHPLPINAFAQMQALSRRNDSPETASRPWDTDRNGFVMGEGSVCMVLESLEHAQARGAKIYGTLAGAGISADNHDIVEPDPDGRGQASAMVRALKEADVLPADIRHVNAHGTSTPKGDVTEAGSIRTALGTAADDVIVTSTKSMTGHLLGGAGAIETFATVMALNTRQIPATINIENLEPGLPVEIATTLRELPEGDLAALNNSFGFGGHNVAIVATNQNQSR encoded by the coding sequence ATGACCACCGTTGTCATCACCGGTTTCGGCGCCTACACCCCGCTCGGCGAGACCGCCCCCGCCACATGGCAGGCGATGCTCGACGGGGTCAGTGGAGCCCACACCCTCACCCAGCCGTGGGCTGCCGAGCTGCCCGTGACCTTCGCCGCCTCCGCGGCCGGCGATCCGGCCAGCCATCTTGACCGCGTCCAGGCCCGCCGTCTGGACCGCTCCACCCAGATGGCCCTCATCTCCGGCAAGGAGGCCTGGGAGGATGCCGGCCTGGTCTTCGGGGAGAAGAACGACAGCCTCGACGAGGACCGGATCGCCGTCAGCGTCGCGTCGGGCATCGGTGGCCTGAACTCGCTGCTTGACCAGTGGGACATCCAGAAGGAGAAGGGCCTGCGACGCGTCAGCCCCTTCACCATCCCAATGCTGATCAGCAATGCCCCCGCCGCGAACCTTGGTCTCAAGGTGAACGCCCGCGCCGGCATCCACACCCCCGTCAGCGCCTGTGCCTCCTCGAACGAGGCGATCAGCCTGGCCATCGACATGATCCGTCTGGGCCGCGCGGACATCGTGCTTGCCGGCGGCACCGAGGCCGTCATCCACCCGCTGCCGATCAATGCCTTCGCCCAGATGCAGGCGCTCTCCCGCCGCAACGACTCCCCCGAGACTGCATCGCGCCCGTGGGACACCGACCGCAATGGTTTCGTAATGGGTGAAGGTTCAGTCTGCATGGTGCTCGAGAGCCTGGAACACGCCCAGGCCCGTGGCGCCAAGATCTACGGCACGCTCGCTGGTGCCGGCATCAGTGCCGACAACCACGACATCGTCGAACCCGATCCCGACGGCCGCGGCCAGGCCTCCGCCATGGTGCGGGCCCTGAAGGAGGCCGACGTGCTGCCCGCCGACATCAGGCACGTCAATGCACACGGCACCTCGACCCCCAAAGGCGACGTGACCGAAGCGGGCAGCATCCGCACCGCCCTGGGCACTGCCGCCGACGACGTGATCGTCACCTCCACCAAGTCGATGACCGGTCACCTGCTGGGCGGCGCCGGTGCCATCGAGACCTTCGCGACGGTGATGGCGCTGAACACGCGTCAGATTCCGGCGACGATCAACATCGAGAACCTGGAGCCGGGACTGCCGGTGGAGATTGCCACCACCCTGCGGGAGCTGCCCGAGGGCGACCTCGCCGCGCTGAACAACTCCTTCGGCTTCGGTGGCCACAATGTCGCCATCGTGGCGACCAACCAGAACCAGAGCCGCTGA
- a CDS encoding acyl carrier protein — protein MASTEEIRSDLAEIVNDVAGVGVEDVQLDKSFTEDLDVDSLSMVEIIYACEEKFGVSIPDEDAKNLKTVGDAVAFIERAQA, from the coding sequence ATGGCCAGCACCGAAGAGATCCGTTCCGACCTCGCCGAGATCGTCAACGACGTCGCCGGCGTCGGCGTCGAGGATGTCCAGCTCGACAAGTCCTTCACCGAGGACCTCGACGTCGACTCCCTGAGCATGGTCGAGATCATCTACGCCTGCGAGGAGAAGTTCGGCGTCTCGATCCCCGACGAGGATGCCAAGAACCTCAAGACCGTCGGCGACGCCGTGGCCTTCATCGAGCGCGCCCAGGCCTGA
- a CDS encoding beta-ketoacyl-ACP synthase III, giving the protein MAAIIPVAGVAGSRIVSTGASRGSHVVSNEEMCTLIDSSDEWIRQRTGIEARHWATDEETPRSLAVSACAQALERAGLQASEIDAVIVATISNDQAMPSLAARVAADLGCTGPAVFDLTAACAGFCYGVGLADSLVRTGAARQVLVVGAEVLSRLLDKTDRGTAFLFGDGAGAVVIGPSETPQIGPTVWGSDPSQHDVLTLDEWSALGDDQEHPFIRMDGTKVFRWATTFIADKTRETLAAAGLAPEDLDVFVPHQANNRITDSMLRHLKLPGEIVVARDIAQMGNSSAASVPLALDAVLQSGEARSGQTALMIGFGGGLAYAGQVVILP; this is encoded by the coding sequence ATGGCAGCCATCATCCCCGTTGCGGGCGTTGCCGGGTCCCGCATCGTGTCGACCGGTGCCAGCCGCGGCTCGCATGTCGTCAGCAATGAGGAGATGTGCACCCTCATCGACTCCAGCGACGAGTGGATCAGGCAGCGCACCGGCATCGAGGCACGACACTGGGCCACCGACGAGGAGACTCCGCGCAGCCTCGCCGTGTCCGCCTGTGCCCAGGCCCTCGAACGTGCCGGGCTGCAGGCCTCAGAGATCGACGCCGTCATCGTGGCGACCATCAGCAATGACCAGGCCATGCCCTCGTTGGCCGCCCGCGTCGCCGCGGACCTGGGTTGCACCGGCCCGGCGGTCTTCGACCTGACCGCCGCCTGCGCCGGCTTCTGCTACGGCGTCGGTCTTGCCGACTCCCTGGTGCGCACCGGAGCAGCACGCCAGGTGCTGGTCGTCGGGGCCGAGGTGCTGAGCCGGCTGCTGGACAAGACCGACCGCGGCACCGCCTTCCTCTTCGGCGACGGCGCCGGGGCCGTCGTGATCGGGCCGTCCGAGACACCGCAGATCGGCCCCACCGTCTGGGGTTCGGACCCCTCCCAGCACGATGTGCTGACCCTCGACGAATGGTCCGCCCTGGGCGACGACCAGGAGCACCCCTTCATCCGGATGGACGGCACCAAGGTCTTTCGCTGGGCCACCACGTTCATCGCGGACAAGACCCGCGAGACCCTTGCGGCGGCCGGCCTGGCCCCGGAGGATCTTGACGTCTTCGTCCCGCACCAGGCGAACAACCGCATCACCGACTCGATGCTGCGCCACCTGAAACTGCCAGGCGAGATCGTGGTCGCCCGGGACATTGCCCAGATGGGCAATTCGTCGGCGGCCTCCGTGCCGCTGGCGCTGGACGCCGTCCTGCAGTCCGGCGAGGCTCGCAGCGGCCAGACCGCACTGATGATCGGCTTCGGCGGCGGTCTCGCATACGCCGGGCAGGTCGTCATCCTCCCCTAG
- a CDS encoding ACP S-malonyltransferase — MLAIVAPGQGAQTPGFLAPWLQLPSFAERLTALGEVAQLDLAAHGTTSDADTIRDTAVAQPLLVASAIATAAELLGEAGADQRVGAVAGHSVGELAAAAIAGVLGEDEAITLVRERGRAMAEASALRRTSMTAVIGGDRDEVLAAIEAAGLTPANNNGSGQIVAAGTVEQLEAFAEQAPKRTRLFPLSVAGAFHTVHMEPAVAHLREVAATVEPRDASLALLSNRDGQVVTSGADYLERLINQVANPVRWDLCMATLAEQGITGMLELTPAGTLTGIAKRNLKGVELFNLNTPDQLDEARAFVEQHAGNGEA; from the coding sequence GTGCTTGCAATCGTTGCGCCGGGACAAGGCGCCCAGACCCCCGGATTCCTCGCCCCCTGGCTCCAGCTGCCCAGCTTCGCTGAGCGCCTGACGGCCCTGGGTGAGGTGGCCCAGCTGGACCTGGCGGCCCATGGCACCACGTCCGATGCGGACACCATCCGTGACACCGCCGTGGCCCAGCCCCTACTCGTCGCCTCCGCCATCGCCACGGCGGCCGAACTGCTGGGCGAGGCCGGTGCCGACCAGCGCGTCGGTGCCGTCGCCGGGCACAGCGTCGGTGAGCTGGCGGCCGCCGCGATCGCCGGGGTGCTGGGCGAGGACGAGGCCATCACCCTGGTCCGTGAGCGTGGCCGGGCGATGGCCGAGGCTTCTGCACTGCGCCGCACGTCGATGACCGCCGTCATCGGTGGCGACCGTGACGAGGTGCTGGCCGCCATCGAGGCAGCCGGCCTCACCCCCGCCAACAACAACGGCTCCGGGCAGATCGTCGCCGCCGGCACCGTCGAGCAGTTGGAGGCCTTCGCGGAGCAGGCTCCCAAGCGCACCCGACTGTTCCCGCTGAGCGTTGCCGGGGCCTTCCACACCGTCCACATGGAGCCGGCCGTGGCGCACCTGCGCGAGGTCGCCGCGACGGTCGAACCGCGGGACGCCAGCCTCGCCCTGCTCAGCAACCGCGACGGCCAGGTGGTGACCTCCGGCGCCGACTACTTGGAACGCCTGATCAACCAGGTCGCCAATCCGGTCCGCTGGGATCTGTGCATGGCCACGCTGGCCGAGCAGGGCATCACCGGCATGCTGGAGCTCACCCCCGCCGGCACCCTGACCGGCATCGCCAAGCGCAACCTCAAGGGCGTCGAACTGTTCAACCTGAACACCCCCGACCAGCTGGACGAGGCGCGCGCCTTCGTCGAGCAGCACGCCGGGAACGGCGAGGCCTGA
- a CDS encoding PucR family transcriptional regulator, which yields MTTATLAAMDERHPWFGELDAEHRSWISVVAQGGIDGFVQWVADDPTVAFDPANVFAAAPRALTRNITLHQTVDLMRTTIAVVEEQVQLLAEEEDRPVLQTAIVHYSREVAFAAAEVYARAAEVRGAWDARMEALVVDSIVRAEADESMVSRASTLGWRSGSKVFVAVGHVHEHGEDAISALRRHASKMRLEVLIAVQGDRLVLVASGPDVSDEAASIAAVEELSDYFGPGHVVIGPLVEDLVESPRSARAAVSGLRASDAWPEGGRALPATELLPERVLAGDGHARRALARDVFEPLGAAGGDLLETCVSFLDHGCSVEATARALFVHANTVRYRIKRIQDVTGYSPTDARDAYVLRLAITLGRLAAIAR from the coding sequence ATGACCACCGCCACGCTCGCAGCGATGGACGAGCGGCATCCCTGGTTCGGGGAGCTCGACGCCGAGCACCGCTCCTGGATCTCCGTCGTGGCCCAGGGTGGCATCGACGGCTTCGTGCAGTGGGTGGCCGACGACCCCACCGTCGCCTTCGACCCGGCCAATGTCTTCGCCGCGGCCCCACGGGCCCTCACCCGCAACATCACCCTGCACCAGACGGTCGACCTGATGCGCACCACGATCGCCGTCGTGGAGGAACAGGTGCAGCTCCTGGCCGAGGAGGAGGACCGTCCCGTCCTGCAGACCGCCATCGTCCACTACTCCCGAGAGGTAGCCTTCGCCGCCGCCGAGGTATATGCCCGTGCCGCAGAGGTGCGCGGCGCGTGGGATGCCCGGATGGAGGCCCTGGTGGTGGACTCCATCGTGCGGGCCGAGGCCGACGAGTCGATGGTCTCCCGGGCCTCGACGCTGGGTTGGCGGTCTGGAAGCAAGGTCTTCGTCGCCGTGGGGCACGTGCACGAGCACGGTGAGGATGCCATCAGCGCCCTGCGCCGGCACGCGAGCAAGATGCGCCTCGAGGTCCTGATCGCCGTCCAGGGGGATCGACTGGTGCTGGTGGCCAGCGGTCCGGACGTGAGCGACGAGGCCGCCTCCATTGCCGCCGTCGAGGAGCTCTCGGACTACTTCGGCCCCGGACACGTGGTGATCGGCCCGCTGGTGGAGGACCTGGTGGAATCCCCCCGCTCGGCCCGCGCGGCGGTCAGTGGCCTGCGCGCCTCCGACGCATGGCCCGAGGGTGGCCGCGCCCTCCCGGCCACCGAACTCCTGCCCGAACGCGTCCTGGCCGGAGATGGCCACGCCCGCCGTGCCCTGGCCCGCGACGTCTTCGAACCGCTGGGTGCCGCCGGTGGGGACCTGCTCGAGACCTGCGTCAGCTTCCTGGACCACGGTTGTTCGGTCGAAGCCACGGCGCGTGCGCTGTTCGTCCACGCCAACACGGTGCGTTACCGCATCAAGCGGATCCAGGACGTGACGGGCTACTCCCCCACCGATGCCCGCGACGCCTATGTGCTGCGCCTGGCCATCACCCTGGGACGTCTCGCGGCCATCGCACGCTGA
- a CDS encoding PHP domain-containing protein: protein MASTTTDPAPQNVPSPVDALREVAFWLERSRADSHRVKAYRRAADALVALDPSDWLALDEADGWAAIPGLGRSTVAVITEALTGRVPQRLGELREAGAQPLAVTHLRGLVRGDLHCHTTWSDGGSPVGEMARTAVVLGHDYLAITDHSPRLTVAHGLDADRLRAQWREIDEVQRTLDEQGAAVRILKGIEVDILDDGALDQTEEMLAGLDVVVASVHSRLRSDRDSMTQRMVGAIANPHTTVLGHCTGRLVEGARGTRPASDFDAEVVFEACRQFGVAVEINSRPERQDPPDELLALAERMGCLFSIDTDAHAPGQLDFQTLGCARAEAAGIPAQRIINSWPLDELLDFASR, encoded by the coding sequence GTGGCCAGTACGACGACGGACCCTGCACCGCAGAACGTACCCTCACCGGTGGATGCGCTGCGGGAGGTGGCCTTCTGGCTCGAACGTTCACGGGCGGACAGTCACCGCGTCAAGGCCTACCGGCGGGCCGCCGACGCACTGGTCGCGCTGGATCCGTCCGACTGGCTGGCCCTGGACGAAGCCGACGGTTGGGCGGCCATCCCCGGACTCGGCCGCAGCACCGTGGCCGTGATCACCGAGGCGCTGACGGGTCGTGTCCCGCAGCGCCTCGGGGAGCTGCGTGAGGCCGGGGCCCAACCACTGGCCGTCACGCACCTGCGCGGCCTGGTGCGGGGTGACCTGCACTGTCACACCACGTGGAGCGACGGCGGATCACCCGTGGGGGAGATGGCACGGACCGCCGTCGTCCTGGGACACGACTACCTCGCGATCACCGACCACTCTCCGCGGCTCACCGTCGCCCATGGCCTGGATGCCGACCGCCTGCGGGCGCAGTGGCGGGAGATCGACGAGGTCCAACGGACCCTGGACGAGCAAGGTGCCGCCGTGCGGATCCTGAAGGGAATCGAGGTGGACATCCTCGACGACGGCGCCCTGGACCAGACCGAGGAGATGCTCGCGGGGCTGGACGTGGTGGTGGCCTCGGTGCATTCCAGATTGCGTTCGGACCGCGATTCCATGACGCAGCGCATGGTTGGCGCCATCGCCAATCCGCACACCACCGTGCTCGGGCACTGCACCGGCCGTCTGGTGGAGGGGGCGCGGGGCACCAGGCCTGCCTCCGACTTCGATGCCGAGGTGGTCTTCGAGGCCTGCCGTCAGTTCGGTGTCGCCGTGGAGATCAATTCACGCCCGGAGCGCCAGGATCCGCCCGATGAACTGCTCGCGCTCGCCGAGCGGATGGGATGCCTGTTCAGCATCGACACCGACGCCCATGCACCCGGTCAGCTGGACTTCCAGACGCTCGGCTGTGCGCGTGCGGAGGCCGCAGGGATCCCCGCCCAGCGGATCATCAACTCCTGGCCGCTCGACGAACTGCTGGACTTCGCGAGCCGCTGA